TTTACAAATGAGCAGACAGGAAATACAACGGAAACCGTTATCCATATTAAACCTGAATTTTTGGGAAGTGACTTTTTTGTTGCACCCGAAATGAAAAAGGTGCAGAATATTTTGAAACAAGCTAAAGGCGGAATCGCTTTTGGAGGCGAAACAAAAAAACGTATCGGAAAGAAAATTGAAATGATGGAAAACGAACCGCCATTTCAAAGACTTATAACGCTTTTGAGTGTTTTAGACGAATTGGAATCGGCTGAGGAATATACCATTTTGAATGCCGACGGATTTTCGATGGAATTGCAAACTCAGGATAATGACCGTATGAATGTGGTTTTCAATTTTGTGAAAGATCATTTTCAAGAATCTATTTCTATAGATGAGGTTTCGAGTCTGGTAAGTATGACTACGCCATCGTTCTGCCGTTATTTCAAAAAGATATCCAATAAAACATTTACGGAGTTTGTGAATGAATATCGTCTTGTGCATGCTTCAAAACTTTTGGCAGAACAGCCAATGAGTATTAATGAAGTTTGTTACGAAAGTGGTTTTAATAATTTCAGCCATTTTAGCAAATCGTTTAAACAATATACTGGTAAAAGCGCTTCGCAATACCGTCACGAACATAAGATTATAATTAGCTAGTTTTGTAGCTAGAATTTTTTTTAGCCACGAATTCACGAATTTTTTTTTTTAATATTAATTTGTGAATTCGTGGTTTTTATTTTTGTTCAAAGAATGTCAATAGGATTTTGGTAATTAAATAAGTAAAGTGTTTTTTAAGATTTTAAAAGTGAAATTCGTGAATTCGCGGCTATTTTTTTATCGCAAACACTAGTCGGATTTTTCATATATTTTATTCTGAAAAAAGTTATATTTACAAACCCTAATCAGAAAAAAAATATCAAAATGAAGAAATTTAAAATGCTATTGTCTGCATTTTTGCTTTGTCTTACCACCATGACATATGCTGCAAAAGTAGACACACTTCAAGTTGCGAGTACCGCAATGGGTAAAACCTATAAAGCAGCGGTAGTTTTACCAAATTCTTATGCAAAAAGCAAAACGGCTTTTCCGGTAATGTATCTTCTGCATGGGGCTTACGGACATTTTAGTGATTGGCTTAAAAATACTCCAAACAAAAAACTGGTTCATAATCTGGCAGATCAATACAATATGATTATTGTAATGCCAGAAGGAGAAACGTTTAGTTTTTATATAGATAGTCCTGTAAATAAAGAAAGTCAGTTTGAGACTTTTATCACTCAGGAAGTGATTCAGAAAGTAGACAAAACCTATAAAACAATTGCCAATAAAAATGGTAGAGTGATAACAGGTCTTTCTATGGGCGGACACGGCGCATTGTATTTATCTGCGAGACATCCAGAATTATTTTGTGCTGCAGGAAGTATGAGTGGTGCAGTAGATATGAGTACGATGCTTAACAGAGATTCTTCGGCACAGGTTGTAAAATTGATGCAGCCTGTATTTGGAGACAAAAGTGGCAATACGGAGTTGTACGAACAAAATTCTGTTTTAAGAATGGCCGATAAATTAAAATCGAATAAGCTTCCTTTAATAATAGATTGCGGTGTAGACGATTTTTTAATTGAACCCAACAGAGAATTGCACAGGAGATTAGTTTATAATAAAGTTGACCACGATTATACAGAACGTCTAGGAGCTCATACTTGGGATTATTGGGAAAACTCGCTTCCGTATCACGCATTATTTTTTAATAAAATACTAACTAAAAATCAGGCGACTGTAAAAAAATAAGGACATTTTTATGGTAAAATAAGCCAAATCACTTTTTTTGGTTTAATTTTTGAAATACCTTTATAGTATAATCCTTAAAAAAAAATAATTATGAAAAAGATACTTACCTTATTTGCAGTTATCGGTTTAATTGCATTTTCTAGTTGCGAAGGACCAGAAGGGCCTCCAGGACCTCCTGGACAAGACGGACAAGATGGTGGATTAATTGCAGAAGTTTTTGAAATTCAAAACGTAAATTTTGATTTTAATAGCACAGATGGTTATAATATTTATAGAAAATTGACTCCGAATATTTATGATTCTGACGTTGTTTTAATTTATAGATTGGCTGGAACTGTTAATCCCACAACTCCAATTTGGCAGCAAATTCCTAGAACACTTTACGTGTCTCAGGGAGAGCTCGATTATGATTTTGATTTTAGTAAAGCAGATTTTACAATTTATGCTGGAGGAACTTATGATTTGGCTTTAACGCCAGATCTTATCAGAAATCAAACTTTTAGAATCGTAATTATTCCAGGTGCTTTTTCAACAACAGGAAAATCTGCTAGCAAGCCTGATTATTCAGATTATAATGAAGTAATTAAGAAGTACAACATTGATGATAGCAATGTCAAACAAATAAAATAATTTTTAAATTGAATGTAAAAAAAGGAAATCGTAAGATTTCCTTTTTTTATGAATATATGTTTTGAAAGCTAATTATTCTTCGCTTGACGAATCATTTAAAACTTTTTCTGGTCCGAATTTAAGCGAAACCAAAATTCCAACTAAAAGAGATAAAGCTATAAATCCTAAAGAAGCCCATTCTGGAACGTGGAAGAAATCGTGTAAAAGCATTTTTAATCCAACAAAAGCTAAGATTGCTACTAAACTGTATTCTAAATAACTGAATTTTGCCAGCATGTTTGCTAAGAAGAAATACATAGAACGTAACCCAAGAATAGCAAAAATATTAGAGCTGAATACTAAAAACGGATCTTTGGTAATAGCTAGAATTGCAGGAACACTGTCTACTGCAAATAAAACGTCCATCACTTCAATAACAATTAAAGCTACAAATAATGGAGTTGCTGCTTTTTTTGCTGTTTTGGTTGAAATGAAGAATTTCTCTCCGTCCGTTTCAGATGTAATCGGCATAATTTTTCCTAGCGTTTTATATACGAAGGAATCTTTTGGGTGAAAATCTTCTTCTTCGCCAGAAAAAAGCATTTTTATAGCAGTAAATATTAAGAAGACTCCAAATACATACGTTGTCCAAGCAAATTTATTAATCAGCATAACTCCAAAGAAAATCATTAATCCGCGGAAAACAATAGCGCCTAATATTCCCCAGAATAAAACACGGTGCTGGTATTTTTGCGGAATTTTAAAGGAAGCAAAAATAATAGCAATAACAAAGATATTGTCGACACTCAAAGAAAGCTCAATTAAGTAACCAGTAATAAACTTCATTGAAGCAACGGCTGGCTTCAAATTAT
The Flavobacterium humidisoli DNA segment above includes these coding regions:
- a CDS encoding AraC family transcriptional regulator, whose amino-acid sequence is MKTIAPALEVITNSYGSSFTYSKHAEKTNSKAHLWHYHPEIELVYINGGAGKRQIGSHVSYYTNGSLLLIGANLPHCGFTNEQTGNTTETVIHIKPEFLGSDFFVAPEMKKVQNILKQAKGGIAFGGETKKRIGKKIEMMENEPPFQRLITLLSVLDELESAEEYTILNADGFSMELQTQDNDRMNVVFNFVKDHFQESISIDEVSSLVSMTTPSFCRYFKKISNKTFTEFVNEYRLVHASKLLAEQPMSINEVCYESGFNNFSHFSKSFKQYTGKSASQYRHEHKIIIS
- a CDS encoding alpha/beta hydrolase, translated to MKKFKMLLSAFLLCLTTMTYAAKVDTLQVASTAMGKTYKAAVVLPNSYAKSKTAFPVMYLLHGAYGHFSDWLKNTPNKKLVHNLADQYNMIIVMPEGETFSFYIDSPVNKESQFETFITQEVIQKVDKTYKTIANKNGRVITGLSMGGHGALYLSARHPELFCAAGSMSGAVDMSTMLNRDSSAQVVKLMQPVFGDKSGNTELYEQNSVLRMADKLKSNKLPLIIDCGVDDFLIEPNRELHRRLVYNKVDHDYTERLGAHTWDYWENSLPYHALFFNKILTKNQATVKK
- a CDS encoding TerC family protein; protein product: MIVWSLFLLAVIFILALDLGVFNKTPHIISTKEASKWTLVWVTLSFLFSGVIYWLYTTDYIDNPDNLKPAVASMKFITGYLIELSLSVDNIFVIAIIFASFKIPQKYQHRVLFWGILGAIVFRGLMIFFGVMLINKFAWTTYVFGVFLIFTAIKMLFSGEEEDFHPKDSFVYKTLGKIMPITSETDGEKFFISTKTAKKAATPLFVALIVIEVMDVLFAVDSVPAILAITKDPFLVFSSNIFAILGLRSMYFFLANMLAKFSYLEYSLVAILAFVGLKMLLHDFFHVPEWASLGFIALSLLVGILVSLKFGPEKVLNDSSSEE